From the Nodularia sp. NIES-3585 genome, one window contains:
- a CDS encoding polysaccharide pyruvyl transferase family protein, protein MKLYYFRFPNGISNFGDNLNPWIWDRLLPGMFDEDKKTTFVGIGSLLNEYIPKAQKTVVFGSGVGYGKGLPNIDQSWKIYCVRGKLSAKALGVSSELAVTDSAVLIRRLYQQASNKVNQFAYMPHIDHAIRGDSSWKLICEQAGIAYIDPRWPIEQVLSAMSQTEVLLAEAMHGAIIADALRVPWIPVLTSARMLPFKWQDWCSSIDIEYKPQYVMPDSKLYPPGPRMRSSWRYSINCVKQAPQRFFKAVWEGETKKMAMQLADIAKTSKPILSSESRIEQLTVELEERLEQFKQDVASGYFHHSD, encoded by the coding sequence ATGAAGCTGTATTATTTTCGCTTTCCCAACGGAATTAGCAATTTTGGTGATAATCTTAATCCCTGGATATGGGATAGATTGCTACCTGGAATGTTTGACGAGGATAAAAAAACCACCTTTGTTGGGATAGGCTCACTGCTCAATGAATATATTCCCAAAGCTCAGAAAACGGTGGTATTTGGGTCTGGCGTTGGTTATGGTAAAGGTTTACCCAACATTGATCAATCTTGGAAAATTTACTGTGTGAGAGGGAAACTTTCCGCAAAAGCATTGGGAGTTTCATCTGAATTAGCAGTGACAGATAGCGCTGTACTTATTAGGCGGTTGTATCAACAGGCTAGTAATAAAGTAAATCAATTCGCTTATATGCCTCACATTGATCACGCTATTCGTGGGGATAGCTCCTGGAAATTGATCTGTGAGCAAGCCGGAATCGCATATATCGATCCCCGTTGGCCAATTGAGCAAGTTTTGTCGGCGATGAGCCAAACAGAGGTCTTACTAGCTGAAGCAATGCACGGTGCTATCATTGCCGATGCTCTGAGAGTACCTTGGATTCCTGTCTTAACCAGCGCCAGAATGCTTCCCTTCAAATGGCAGGACTGGTGTTCATCAATAGATATAGAATACAAACCCCAGTATGTCATGCCTGACAGCAAGCTATATCCACCAGGGCCAAGAATGCGGTCATCCTGGCGTTATTCAATTAACTGTGTAAAGCAGGCTCCACAAAGATTCTTCAAAGCTGTTTGGGAAGGCGAGACTAAGAAGATGGCAATGCAATTAGCTGATATTGCCAAGACCTCAAAACCTATTTTGAGCAGTGAGTCTCGCATTGAGCAATTAACTGTTGAACTTGAAGAAAGGCTAGAGCAATTTAAACAAGATGTAGCATCTGGCTACTTTCATCATTCTGATTAG
- a CDS encoding glycosyltransferase family 2 protein, translated as MAKISVCVPTFNRENLLPYAIESVLQQSYQDFELIVCDDGSSDGTPELMSQYTDNRIKYIRHSQNIGKSNNMRSGFDAAQGEYFIKFDDDDRLTTNFLAKTAAILDQDHSIDFVGTDHWIIDIENIRDEAKTQENSRRWGRANLKVGMVDNLLEVVFINQSFQIGATLFRRQTLQELGFMLPNIQNCEDNDLFVRLALAEKKGYYLSELLMEYRYHAEQQGINREVPYLFDKIRYLENYQFESDKLEKVRQNRLAEAKLVLGLRLIEKGETQKGKELVLAGRSFSTAKALTGLGLSLLPVGLRTQVVNALRQIRG; from the coding sequence GTGGCTAAAATTAGTGTTTGTGTTCCTACATTTAATCGAGAAAATCTCCTGCCTTACGCCATAGAAAGCGTACTTCAGCAATCTTATCAAGATTTTGAATTAATTGTTTGTGATGATGGCTCAAGTGATGGCACACCTGAATTGATGTCACAGTACACAGACAACCGGATTAAATATATCCGTCATTCGCAAAATATTGGTAAAAGCAATAATATGCGCTCTGGTTTTGATGCGGCGCAGGGTGAATATTTTATTAAATTTGATGATGATGATCGGCTAACAACTAATTTTTTAGCAAAGACTGCGGCAATACTTGATCAAGATCATAGCATTGATTTTGTGGGTACAGATCATTGGATAATTGATATTGAAAATATTCGTGATGAGGCCAAGACTCAGGAAAATTCTCGGCGCTGGGGTCGGGCTAATTTAAAAGTCGGTATGGTAGATAATTTATTAGAGGTAGTTTTTATCAACCAAAGCTTTCAAATTGGGGCAACTTTATTTCGTCGTCAGACTTTACAAGAGTTGGGCTTTATGCTACCCAATATTCAAAATTGTGAAGATAATGATTTATTTGTCCGGCTGGCTTTGGCTGAGAAAAAGGGTTATTATTTATCTGAGTTATTGATGGAATATAGATACCATGCAGAGCAGCAAGGTATTAATAGAGAAGTTCCTTATTTGTTTGATAAGATTCGGTATTTAGAAAATTATCAGTTTGAATCAGATAAGTTAGAAAAAGTTAGACAAAATCGCCTAGCTGAAGCCAAATTAGTATTGGGTTTGCGTTTAATTGAAAAAGGTGAAACCCAAAAGGGGAAGGAACTGGTTTTGGCGGGTAGGTCTTTTTCTACTGCTAAGGCTTTGACTGGCTTGGGTTTGTCGTTGTTACCTGTTGGATTAAGAACTCAGGTTGTCAATGCGCTGCGGCAAATCAGGGGGTAA
- a CDS encoding ParB N-terminal domain-containing protein has translation MKLSASLVAVKKITCTQPRSLFSDDELEKAAQSILESEGVINPIVVRRTSLKSYELVDGVFEYYAAVRAREIDPRQGEMISVFIIEPENEEFLTKQVELFRKSKSIIPNNIVSTDLDNKNPTSTNTALKIINMESRMTNVESRFDNRTHELQTEFRNEIKKINDRLQEIETRIPKPMEPLAALNTLQLNQLTDKLKRVNVTTKIIEQIVSERKANGNFTSFSNVVDRIKGLGDKTMLKIIDSFSEAAI, from the coding sequence ATGAAATTATCGGCTTCACTTGTAGCTGTCAAGAAAATTACTTGCACTCAGCCTCGCTCACTTTTTTCAGATGATGAGTTAGAAAAAGCTGCTCAGTCTATTTTAGAATCGGAAGGAGTTATTAACCCTATCGTGGTTCGTCGAACAAGTCTAAAATCCTACGAGTTAGTAGATGGAGTCTTTGAATACTATGCTGCTGTTAGAGCAAGAGAGATAGACCCTCGTCAAGGAGAGATGATAAGTGTCTTTATTATTGAGCCAGAAAATGAGGAATTTTTAACCAAGCAAGTAGAATTATTTAGAAAATCGAAATCTATTATTCCTAATAATATTGTATCCACCGATTTAGATAACAAAAATCCTACCTCAACAAATACAGCATTAAAAATTATCAATATGGAATCTCGCATGACAAATGTTGAATCACGTTTTGATAATCGCACTCATGAATTACAAACCGAGTTCAGAAATGAGATAAAAAAAATTAATGACAGACTACAAGAAATTGAAACAAGAATTCCCAAACCAATGGAACCGTTAGCAGCACTTAATACCTTACAATTAAATCAGTTAACTGATAAGCTAAAACGGGTTAATGTCACAACTAAAATAATTGAACAAATTGTCAGCGAACGAAAAGCTAATGGAAATTTTACATCCTTTAGTAATGTAGTTGATCGTATTAAAGGTTTAGGTGACAAAACAATGCTCAAAATTATCGATAGTTTTTCTGAAGCTGCTATCTGA